From a region of the Thiomicrorhabdus sp. genome:
- a CDS encoding TonB-dependent receptor plug domain-containing protein, with amino-acid sequence MKLSKISAAILVAFSSSAIADATSLNNIVISANNMAQDVNSVTSQISVISREEIEQKNYQTLGEAVRTVPGVSVKSTGGLGKSSSIFIRGSSSSDRQVLILIDGIEQTDPAGYGANVANMLLSNVERIEILKGPQSGVWGANASAGVINIITTKGQKMANVNVELGSNNTKKISTTLGANNKQFDFAIHFDHIDTDGFTAVKPYKGDEKDYESDGFEQTDLSFKMGLNITPAHRIETMIKTLTADNQYDPSSNPDGDTDSNSNEITTRQLQYLYKQDQINGRLFVNQQILNSSFSSGYQTEGLIENLGGQLGYQYGKKNALNISIEKKHSRDVLSKTEYTNMGYAIANSHYLTPSLVLNEALRYDEYDKFDNATTGKLGFKNQFTDQVFVAANYGTGYNAPSIYQVTRTSNPSELKPESVEGYEFTLGAYGAEITYFNSVTKDLLEGQGFWPNNYVINADGKTTSEGWELSYQQEINSIDTHFTMNATWLTAKNSDGELKAYIPQQQANVSLDNYSINNLHLGLETRYIGKNYSANDELGAQIGEYFVTDFNADYQVNKNLNLYAKVVNLTDEDYVTSVADYPATNITPNYVYANGGRQFFIGIRGNL; translated from the coding sequence ATGAAACTTTCAAAAATCTCTGCGGCTATTTTAGTTGCTTTTTCATCATCAGCCATAGCTGATGCCACATCTCTTAATAATATTGTTATTTCTGCAAATAACATGGCTCAAGACGTTAATTCAGTCACTAGCCAAATTTCAGTGATATCACGAGAAGAAATTGAACAAAAAAATTATCAAACTTTAGGCGAAGCCGTTAGAACGGTACCTGGTGTATCGGTTAAAAGCACTGGTGGTTTAGGTAAATCAAGTTCAATTTTTATTAGAGGATCCTCTTCCTCAGATCGCCAAGTATTAATTTTAATTGATGGCATAGAACAGACCGATCCAGCTGGCTATGGAGCAAACGTTGCCAATATGTTATTGAGTAATGTAGAACGTATAGAAATCTTAAAAGGCCCGCAGTCTGGTGTTTGGGGAGCAAATGCTTCAGCCGGTGTGATTAATATCATTACCACCAAAGGCCAAAAAATGGCCAATGTAAATGTTGAATTAGGCTCAAATAACACCAAAAAAATCTCTACTACTCTAGGAGCCAATAACAAGCAGTTTGATTTTGCTATTCATTTTGACCACATTGACACAGACGGGTTTACCGCAGTAAAACCCTATAAAGGGGATGAAAAAGATTACGAAAGTGATGGCTTTGAGCAAACTGACCTCTCTTTTAAGATGGGCTTAAACATCACTCCCGCTCATCGTATTGAAACAATGATTAAAACCCTAACCGCTGATAATCAATATGACCCGTCAAGCAATCCTGATGGTGACACTGACAGCAACAGCAATGAGATTACCACCCGCCAACTGCAATATTTATATAAACAAGATCAAATCAATGGCCGTCTATTTGTTAACCAACAAATCTTAAATAGTTCTTTTAGTAGCGGTTATCAAACTGAGGGATTAATTGAAAATCTTGGCGGGCAATTAGGTTATCAATATGGCAAAAAAAATGCCTTAAATATCTCAATTGAGAAAAAGCATTCTAGAGATGTATTAAGCAAAACCGAATATACCAATATGGGTTATGCCATCGCAAATAGCCATTATTTAACTCCTTCACTCGTTTTAAACGAGGCATTACGTTATGACGAATATGACAAATTTGATAACGCAACCACTGGTAAATTAGGCTTCAAAAACCAATTTACGGATCAAGTTTTTGTGGCCGCTAATTACGGCACTGGCTATAACGCCCCTTCTATATATCAAGTGACTAGAACAAGTAACCCTTCTGAACTTAAACCAGAATCGGTTGAAGGTTATGAATTTACTTTGGGAGCTTATGGTGCCGAAATTACCTATTTTAATAGCGTGACTAAAGACTTACTTGAAGGGCAAGGTTTTTGGCCGAATAACTATGTTATTAATGCCGATGGAAAAACAACCTCAGAAGGTTGGGAGCTAAGCTACCAGCAAGAGATTAACTCTATTGATACGCATTTTACGATGAACGCAACTTGGCTAACAGCCAAAAACTCTGATGGAGAACTGAAGGCCTATATCCCTCAGCAACAAGCTAATGTAAGTCTTGATAACTACAGCATTAATAATCTACATCTTGGTTTAGAAACTCGTTATATAGGTAAAAATTATTCAGCTAACGATGAATTAGGTGCTCAAATTGGTGAGTATTTTGTGACTGATTTCAATGCGGATTACCAAGTGAATAAAAACTTAAATCTGTATGCCAAAGTAGTCAATCTTACCGATGAAGATTATGTAACCAGTGTAGCCGACTACCCTGCTACCAATATTACGCCTAATTATGTTTATGCTAATGGTGGCCGTCAATTCTTTATTGGTATACGTGGCAACCTATAA